A region of Cucumis melo cultivar AY chromosome 2, USDA_Cmelo_AY_1.0, whole genome shotgun sequence DNA encodes the following proteins:
- the LOC103494276 gene encoding xyloglucan endotransglucosylase/hydrolase protein 22-like has product MENNTCSISSSSSSKLAIYVLFVCVVLMFSSSMVSSANFLKDIDHTWGGGDRVQILNNGEGIAVSLDETSCSGFQSRDQYLFAKIDLEMKLVPGNSAGTVTAFYLSSIGEFHDEIDLEFLGRVEGDPYILQTNMFIHGVGQREMQFFLWFDPSTDFHNYTILWTPQHIVLLVDGIPIRELKNKREKRAPFPMVQPMRIYGSIWNADSWATRGGAVKIDWTKAPFRAWFKNLRVDGCLWSDKNSKSNCTKSSASWLSSILDNKSKQRMKWAQTKYMFYDYCTDTKRFPQGLPLEC; this is encoded by the exons ATGGAAAACAATACAtgttcaatttcttcttcttcttcttcaaagtTAGCAATTTATGTGTTATTTGTTTGTGTTGTGCTCATGTTTAGCTCTTCAATGGTTTCCTCCGCCAACTTCTTGAAGGACATTGACCACACATGGGGCGGAGGTGATAGAGTTCAAATACTCAACAATGGCGAAGGCATTGCTGTCTCCCTCGACGAAACCTCCTGCTCTGGATTCCAATCTCGAGACCAGTACCTCTTTGCCAAGATTGATTTGGAAATGAAACTTGTCCCTGGAAACTCGGCTGGTACTGTTACTGCATTTTAC CTATCGTCTATAGGGGAGTTCCACGACGAGATAGACTTGGAATTCTTGGGAAGAGTTGAGGGAGATCCCTACATTCTGCAAACAAACATGTTCATCCATGGAGTTGGTCAAAGAGAGATGCAGTTTTTCCTTTGGTTTGACCCATCGACTGATTTTCACAACTACACCATTCTTTGGACGCCCCAACATATTGT GCTGTTGGTCGACGGGATTCCGATAAGAGAGCTAAAGAATAAGAGAGAAAAGCGTGCCCCATTCCCGATGGTGCAACCAATGAGAATTTACGGCAGCATATGGAACGCCGACAGCTGGGCTACAAGAGGCGGTGCAGTCAAGATAGACTGGACCAAGGCTCCATTCCGAGCATGGTTCAAGAACTTAAGAGTCGATGGTTGTTTGTGGTCCGATAAAAACTCCAAATCCAATTGCACTAAGTCCTCAGCTTCTTGGCTCTCCTCCATCCTTGATAATAAAAGCAAACAACGCATGAAATGGGCTCAAACCAAATATATGTTCTATGATTACTGCACTGACACTAAACGTTTCCCTCAGGGTCTCCCTCTCGAGTGTTAA
- the LOC103494275 gene encoding nicotianamine synthase-like, with the protein MAALQFHGMEAEISAAFLVDRIIDLHQSILKLETLRPCKKVNNLFTNLVNLCILPCSIDVSTLPPNLQAIRESLIILCGQAEGLLELEFSTLLSKIPKPLNNLTLFPYYQNYVKLANLENKILNDNGIVNPKKVAFVGSGPLPLTSIIMAMQHMKGTYFDNYDVDSVANDVARKIVGSDAELEGRMKFCSSDIVEVKEELGGYDCVFLAALVGMNKEEKVKIVRHLRKYMKEGGILLVRSAQGGRAFLYPVVKVGDLVGFEILSIFHPTDDVVNSVILARKQTS; encoded by the coding sequence ATGGCAGCCCTCCAATTTCATGGCATGGAAGCCGAAATCTCCGCAGCGTTTCTGGTAGATCGAATCATTGACCTTCATCAAAGCATCTTGAAGCTTGAAACCTTAAGGCCATGCAAGAAAGTGAACAACCTCTTCACCAACCTAGTGAACTTATGCATTTTGCCTTGTTCAATAGATGTCTCCACGTTGCCACCAAATTTACAAGCCATTCGTGAGAGCCTCATAATTCTCTGTGGCCAAGCTGAAGGCTTACTCGAGTTAGAATTCTCAACTTTGCTAAGCAAAATCCCAAAGCCTCTCAACAACCTCACTTTATTTCCATATTACCAAAACTACGTCAAATTAGCCAACCTTGAAAACAAAATTCTAAATGACAATGGAATCGTCAATCCTAAGAAGGTAGCTTTTGTGGGGTCAGGTCCTTTGCCTCTAACTTCAATTATTATGGCCATGCAACACATGAAGGGCACATATTTTGATAACTACGACGTAGACAGTGTAGCGAATGATGTAGCGAGAAAGATCGTGGGGTCGGATGCTGAGCTGGAGGGGAGAATGAAGTTTTGCTCTAGTGATATTGTTGAGGTAAAAGAAGAGCTTGGAGGATATGATTGTGTGTTTTTGGCTGCTCTCGTGGGGATgaataaggaagaaaaagtgAAGATTGTAAGGCATTTAAGGAAATATATGAAAGAAGGTGGGATTTTGTTGGTGAGAAGTGCTCAAGGAGGGAGAGCGTTTTTGTATCCTGTGGTTAAAGTTGGAGATTTGGTTGGGTTCGAGATTCTCTCTATTTTTCATCCAACTGATGATGTTGTCAATTCAGTTATCTTAGCTCGTAAGCAAACTAGCTAG
- the LOC103494274 gene encoding 4-coumarate--CoA ligase 1-like isoform X1: protein MAAADGSSPEFLFRSKLPEIPISTHLPLHTYCFENISEFKQRPCLINAATGHTYTYGEVQAISRRVAAGLHKLGIGKGDVIMLLLQNTPEFVLAFLAASYLGAAATMANPFFMPAEIAKQAVSSGAKVIITQSAFAEKVKKLSQGSEMIIKVIFIDDDDPPTKGGYKFSSLIDDVAKEEELEMGDVKISPDDVVALPYSSGTTGLPKGVMLTHKGSVTSVAQQVDGENPHLYIRSDDVVLCLLPLFHIYSLNSIMMCSLRVGAAILIVQKFDINSLLELVPKYKVTFAPVVPPIVLAIAKSPAVDHFDMSSLRMVLSGAAPLGKNLEDAFRAKLPHVILGQGYGMTEAGSVMTMSLAFAKEGFGIKSGGCGTIMRNSEMKIVCPQTGVSLPRNRTGEICIRSFQMMKGYLNDEEATKAIIDKDGWLHTGDIGYVDDDDELFIVDRLKELIKYKGFQVAPAELEALLISHGHIADAAVIPMNDEVAGEVPVTFIVRFDGSNITEDEIKQYISKQVVFYKRINRVFFVDSIPKSPSGKILRRQLRALLAASILN, encoded by the exons ATGGCTGCCGCCGACGGTTCCTCACCCGAATTCCTATTCCGTTCAAAACTCCCGGAAATTCCCATCTCCACCCACCTCCCATTGCACACATATTGTTTCGAAAATATCTCCGAATTCAAACAACGTCCATGTCTAATCAACGCCGCCACCGGCCACACCTACACCTACGGCGAAGTTCAAGCAATATCCCGCCGAGTGGCCGCAGGTCTACACAAGTTAGGTATCGGAAAAGGTGACGTCATCATGCTCCTCCTCCAAAACACCCCAGAGTTCGTTTTAGCTTTCCTCGCAGCCTCCTACCTCGGCGCCGCCGCCACCATGGCCAACCCATTCTTCATGCCGGCGGAAATTGCAAAACAAGCTGTGTCATCTGGGGCCAAGGTGATCATAACCCAATCTGCGTTTGCAGAAAAAGTGAAAAAACTATCTCAGGGAAGTGAGATGATCATTAAAGTAATATTCATCGACGACGACGATCCTCCGACGAAGGGAGGATATAAATTTTCGTCGTTGATTGATGACGTGGCAAAAGAGGAGGAGTTGGAAATGGGAGATGTGAAAATCAGTCCAGACGACGTCGTTGCGTTGCCTTATTCGTCGGGAACCACTGGTCTTCCAAAAGGAGTTATGCTGACTCATAAAGGATCAGTGACCAGCGTGGCACAACAGGTGGATGGTGAAAATCCACACCTCTATATCCGAAGCGACGATGTCGTTTTATGCCTTCTTCCTTTATTTCACATATATTCTCTCAACTCAATTATGATGTGTTCGTTACGAGTGGGAGCTGCGATTTTAATCGTTCAAAAGTTCGACATTAATTCACTTCTGGAATTGGTTCCTAAATACAAAGTCACCTTTGCGCCGGTAGTGCCTCCTATTGTACTTGCAATTGCCAAAAGTCCAGCTGTTGACCATTTTGACATGTCGTCTTTGCGCATGGTGTTGTCGGGAGCCGCACCACTGGGGAAGAATCTTGAAGATGCCTTTCGAGCCAAGCTTCCCCATGTCATTCTTGGCCAG GGATATGGAATGACTGAGGCGGGGTCAGTGATGACTATGTCGTTAGCCTTTGCAAAGGAGGGTTTCGGGATAAAATCGGGAGGTTGTGGAACAATAATGAGAAATTCAGAAATGAAGATAGTATGCCCGCAAACGGGAGTGTCCCTTCCAAGGAATCGAACTGGGGAGATTTGTATAAGAAGTTTTCAAATGATGAAAG GATACCTCAACGACGAAGAGGCCACCAAGGCTATAATCGACAAAGATGGATGGCTGCACACCGGCGACATAGGTTACGTCGACGACGACGATGAGCTCTTCATTGTCGATCGTCTCAAGGAACTGATCAAATATAAAGGCTTCCAGGTAGCGCCGGCGGAGCTGGAAGCCCTGCTTATATCCCACGGCCACATCGCCGACGCCGCGGTTATACC TATGAATGATGAAGTTGCTGGGGAGGTTCCGGTTACGTTCATTGTCCGATTCGATGGCTCCAACATCACTGAGGATGAAATTAAGCAATACATCTCCAAACAG GTTGTGTTTTATAAGAGGATTAATCGTGTCTTCTTCGTGGATTCCATTCCTAAAAGTCCTTCCGGCAAAATCTTGAGGAGACAACTTAGAGCTTTGCTCGCAGCCAGCATTCTTAATTAG
- the LOC103494274 gene encoding 4-coumarate--CoA ligase CCL1-like isoform X2, with product MAAADGSSPEFLFRSKLPEIPISTHLPLHTYCFENISEFKQRPCLINAATGHTYTYGEVQAISRRVAAGLHKLGIGKGDVIMLLLQNTPEFVLAFLAASYLGAAATMANPFFMPAEIAKQAVSSGAKVIITQSAFAEKVKKLSQGSEMIIKVIFIDDDDPPTKGGYKFSSLIDDVAKEEELEMGDVKISPDDVVALPYSSGTTGLPKGVMLTHKGSVTSVAQQVDGENPHLYIRSDDVVLCLLPLFHIYSLNSIMMCSLRVGAAILIVQKFDINSLLELVPKYKVTFAPVVPPIVLAIAKSPAVDHFDMSSLRMVLSGAAPLGKNLEDAFRAKLPHVILGQGYGMTEAGSVMTMSLAFAKEGFGIKSGGCGTIMRNSEMKIVCPQTGVSLPRNRTGEICIRSFQMMKAYVTNECRLVIPKCNRFFTDQYRLPTRPHFICFHVKVSIWAKP from the exons ATGGCTGCCGCCGACGGTTCCTCACCCGAATTCCTATTCCGTTCAAAACTCCCGGAAATTCCCATCTCCACCCACCTCCCATTGCACACATATTGTTTCGAAAATATCTCCGAATTCAAACAACGTCCATGTCTAATCAACGCCGCCACCGGCCACACCTACACCTACGGCGAAGTTCAAGCAATATCCCGCCGAGTGGCCGCAGGTCTACACAAGTTAGGTATCGGAAAAGGTGACGTCATCATGCTCCTCCTCCAAAACACCCCAGAGTTCGTTTTAGCTTTCCTCGCAGCCTCCTACCTCGGCGCCGCCGCCACCATGGCCAACCCATTCTTCATGCCGGCGGAAATTGCAAAACAAGCTGTGTCATCTGGGGCCAAGGTGATCATAACCCAATCTGCGTTTGCAGAAAAAGTGAAAAAACTATCTCAGGGAAGTGAGATGATCATTAAAGTAATATTCATCGACGACGACGATCCTCCGACGAAGGGAGGATATAAATTTTCGTCGTTGATTGATGACGTGGCAAAAGAGGAGGAGTTGGAAATGGGAGATGTGAAAATCAGTCCAGACGACGTCGTTGCGTTGCCTTATTCGTCGGGAACCACTGGTCTTCCAAAAGGAGTTATGCTGACTCATAAAGGATCAGTGACCAGCGTGGCACAACAGGTGGATGGTGAAAATCCACACCTCTATATCCGAAGCGACGATGTCGTTTTATGCCTTCTTCCTTTATTTCACATATATTCTCTCAACTCAATTATGATGTGTTCGTTACGAGTGGGAGCTGCGATTTTAATCGTTCAAAAGTTCGACATTAATTCACTTCTGGAATTGGTTCCTAAATACAAAGTCACCTTTGCGCCGGTAGTGCCTCCTATTGTACTTGCAATTGCCAAAAGTCCAGCTGTTGACCATTTTGACATGTCGTCTTTGCGCATGGTGTTGTCGGGAGCCGCACCACTGGGGAAGAATCTTGAAGATGCCTTTCGAGCCAAGCTTCCCCATGTCATTCTTGGCCAG GGATATGGAATGACTGAGGCGGGGTCAGTGATGACTATGTCGTTAGCCTTTGCAAAGGAGGGTTTCGGGATAAAATCGGGAGGTTGTGGAACAATAATGAGAAATTCAGAAATGAAGATAGTATGCCCGCAAACGGGAGTGTCCCTTCCAAGGAATCGAACTGGGGAGATTTGTATAAGAAGTTTTCAAATGATGAAAG CTTATGTCACTAATGAATGCCGCCTAGTCATTCCAAAATGCAACCGTTTCTTCACTGATCAATACCGTCTACCCACAAGACCTCATTTCATTTGTTTCCATGTGAAAGTATCCATTTGGGCCAAGCCCTGA
- the LOC103494353 gene encoding two-component response regulator ARR10-like, producing MEAFDNRIIPLEAEEDDQFPIGLKVLAIDANIVCLRYLVHLLQKCQYKVSATTTAEEAIRLLNDEKQTFDIVITNVVRHDMDGFKILQVIGVGMDIPVVMISANDDLKMMKRGLMEGADLYLSKPVGLQDLKNIWQLALRKRSSRKRSNPNLSLSEQPAVEEHRYPIERVTMNQDYVGDHIINKLDDDNDNNNLVDSSSCSKKRPRVNWTKELHAKFVEAYEKLGEKERVPNNILKYMNDPRLTRENVASHLQKHRDTLRKKKASGVGKLGIQRNLYDKNPTKASTLYNSMNHMNKVSNLGPQFLISNGQGSQTWTTAGSCYPVPEFKQFNFPSYTSTSKPFDDDDHNQYFLGGFDEPINNSSYYPSLKTNCDFNSTSQIFVGHYAIENHTDDGAGQCYQMQFNAGNSFESLLMDGELSDIFK from the exons ATGGAAGCTTTTGATAATCGCATTATTCCATTAGAGGCCGAAGAAGACGATCAATTTCCTATTGGTTTAAAAGTGCTTGCAATTGATGCCAATATTGTTTGCCTTCGTTATCTTGTTCACCTCCTTCAAAAATGTCAATATAAAG TAAGTGCAACAACAACAGCTGAGGAAGCAATAAGGTTGCTAAACGATGAGAAACAAACATTCGATATTGTTATTACTAATGTTGTACGACACGACATGGATGGCTTCAAAATCCTTCAAGTCATTGGTGTTGGAATGGATATTCCAGTTGTTA TGATATCAGCTAATGACGATTTGAAGATGATGAAGAGGGGACTTATGGAAGGAGCTGACCTCTATTTATCAAAACCTGTCGGATTACaagatttgaaaaatatttGGCAACTGGCTTTGCGTAAAAGATCATCTCGTAAAAGATCGAACCCTAATCTTTCGCTATCGGAACAACCTGCAGTAGAAGAACATCGTTATCCCATTGAAAGGGTTACAATGAATCAAGATTATGTGGGTGAtcatattattaataaattagatgatgataatgataataataatcttgTCGATTCATCTTCTTGTTCAAAGAAGAGGCCACGAGTAAATTGGACAAAGGAGTTGCATGCAAAATTCGTTGAAGCTTATGAGAAATTAGGAGAAAAGg AGAGAGTCCCAAATAACATATTGAAGTACATGAACGATCCTAGATTGACACGAGAGAATGTGGCGAGTCATCTTCAG AAACACAGAGATACGTTGAGAAAGAAGAAAGCAAGTGGAGTCGGAAAATTAGGAATTCAAagaaatttatatgataaaAATCCAACAAAAGCCTCCACATTATACAATTCGATGAACCATATGAACAAAGTTTCAAATTTGGGGCCTCAATTTCTAATAAGCAATGGCCAAGGGAGTCAGACTTGGACGACGGCCGGAAGTTGCTATCCGGTGCCGGAATTCAAACAGTTTAATTTCCCATCCTATACTTCAACTTCAAAACcgtttgatgatgatgatcataATCAGTATTTCTTGGGAGGATTTGATGAACCAATTAACAATAGTTCTTATTATCCTTCCTTGAAAACTAATTGCGATTTCAATTCAACTTCTCAAATTTTTGTTGGACATTATGCAATTGAAAATCATACTGATGATGGTGCAG GACAATGTTATCAAATGCAATTTAATGCTGGAAATTCCTTCGAAAGCTTATTAATGGATGGCGAGCTTTCtgacattttcaaataa